Part of the Candidatus Zixiibacteriota bacterium genome is shown below.
CGAGGTGGCGTCGTCGAGCACGAGAATGCCGGGATCGACGGCGAGGGCGCGGGCGATGGCGGTCCGCTGTTTCTGGCCGCCCGACAGCGTGATGCCGCGCTCACCGACGATGGTATCGAAATGATTCGGGAAAGTGTCTATGTCTTTCGCCAGGTCTGCAGCGACGGCGGCTTCGCGAACCAGTTCGGCAGAGGCACGGTCGTTTCCGAAGCGGATGTTGTCGGCCATCGTATCGGAGAACAAAAACGGCTCCTGCGTGGCGAACCCGATCTGGCGTCGCAGCGCGGACAGGTCCCATTCATTGATGTCGATATCATCGATAAACAGCCGTCCGTGCGGGACCGGATACAGGCGGGCGATGAGCGAAACAAGTGTGGTCTTGCCGGAGCCCGTCATGCCCATTACGCCGACCGTCTGACCGGGATTAATGGTCAGATTGATATCGGTGAGCACGGGCTGAGTGTCGTACCCGAATGTCAGGTTCCGAAATTCGATTTTGCCCCGCAGAGGGCCGCCGTATAACCCGGTAGGTCGGCTGTTTTTGACGTCGGGCTCAGTGAACAAAACGCGGTTGATGCGGTCGAGCGACGCGGTGCCGCGCTGATAGAGCGAGACGACCCAGCCCATCGCGAACAGCGGCCAGAACATCATCTGCGAGTATGCGAAAAATGCGACAACCGTACCCAGCGGGACGGCGTCGGCCATCACCAGCCGCCCGCCGTAATACAGGATAATGAGGTTGATGCCGCCGGCGAGAAAATGAATGAGCGGGAAAAACAGCCCCTGCAGTTTGGCCATGCCGAGGTTGAGGTCGACATACTCGCGGGAAATTCCCGCGAAGCGTTCGATTTCCGCTTCCTCCTGACCGTATGCCTTGACGACCCGGACGCCGGCGAGGTTCTCCTGTGCGGCGACGTTCATATCCGAGAACTTGGCCTGGATTTTCGTGTACTTGCGGTGGATCAGGTTGCCGAGCTTGTTGACCAGGTACGGGAATACCAGCATCGGTGCAAGGGCATACACGGTCAATTTCGGCGAGAGCGAAAGCATGAACCCGAGGGCGATAACCAGGCCCACAACGGTGTTGGCGATATGCATCACCCCCGGACCGACCATCATCCGGACAGCCTCGAGGTCGTTGGTGGCGCGGGCCATGATGTCACCGGTGCGGGTGCGATGATAGTAGGACTGCGACAGGGACATCAGATGCCGGGCCAGCCGACCGCGCAAGCGGTATTCGATGTGCCGCGAGGTCCAGATGATCGTGCGGCGGACCAGATATCGGAACACGCCCGCCACCAGCACGAGTACGATCATCAGCCCGACCAGGTGCATCACCATGCTCATCGCGCTCTGGGCGCCGAACCAGTTCAGGTACCGCGCGAGCCCGTCCGAGTGGACGCCCTCGCCTTCGAGGATCGTGAAAACAGAGTTGATGATATACGGGTTGACAAGACTGAGGGCGTTGGCCAGGACGATGAATACGCCGCCCCAGACCAGCGATGACTTATATTCGCGGAGGTAACCCACGATAGTCGAGAAGCGGCTCGGGGAGTGGTCGGACATGTCATGAGGTGCCATCTGCGATCCAGCCTGCTTGATTCGTCGAAACTAGTATAACACGCCGACCGACTAATAGTTCAGCAGATTGGCAAAAAGATGAATCGCTTCCAGGTTCAGTTGGGCGATACCCTCGAGTACCGGCAGACCGCAGTAGATGATCTGTCCGTCGCCCAGCCGCGACACCGACAGCAGGGTGGCCCCTGACGACGTCGTGAGGACGCGCTCGGCGGGGACCACGACAGCTGAGGAGACGGCGGTTGGACCGGACAGAAAACTCAGCAGTTCGCCCATGCTGATAGCGTACGGCCGGGAGAGCACATTGGCGGCCGGGATACGGTTGGTTATGTCGGCCGACCGGACAGACTCCGGCTCCGGCGTCAGCGAAACGGGCAAGGCGTTATCCGGCCAATCGTAGGGCTGTCCGAGAATGACGAGCGATCCCCCGTCGCGGACATACGTCTCCAACCGGCTTTTGGCGTCGCGCAGCGACGGGAAGAGCCGAGCCGCGCCGGAACCGACAACGATGACGTCGTACGCATCAAGTTCCGCGGTCCATAGCGAGCGGTCGGTGAGGGCGTGAAAGCCGAGCGCGGCGATTCGAAGCGCATCTTCGAGCGCGCCGGAGGTATCCGCGAGAAAGGCGATTCGCCGGGTGTCATCGACCTCGCAGGCGGCGATGCGAATGTGTCCGGTGTCGGCGGCCACAACCCGGTCGTCGACCACGAGCGCCAGCGTTTGTGCCTGAATTCCCATCTCAAAGAGGTTCGAGACGGAGAACGGGATCTCGATAATTTCGTTGTCGCGTCCCGGTTCCAGCTGAATCTCCTGACGGTAGGCGCCGGCAAAAACGCCTCGGGGCGTCTCCAGCACGAGCCGGACCGGTCCGGCATAAGAGCGCGGTTTGTCGATACGGACTTTCCAGCGCATGGATGAGACAACCTTGTCTACCGTCAGGCGAGCGGACGGCGGAACGAAATGGTAGTCAGGCTGGAAGGAGACAGCCAGATTGGGTGTTTCGCGCAGGGGGACGCTCGACGTTACTGTCAGCGGAATACGGCTATAGACGATTTCCGCCGTGAACAGCAGCGACTCCGGACGGGTTGATTCGAGGTACTGCGGATCGACATCGACAAGGAATTCGCGCACATAGGTCTGGTGCGGCTGAATTTTGCGGGAGATCGAGTCGAGAACGACGGCGGCCGTGTCCCAGTACGGATTGAACTTGAGATAGGACAACTCGATTTCTTTGGGACCATTGACGGAGACGTGCGCGGTGAACTTGACTTTGGGGCCCTGGGGTGACTGTCGAATCGCAATCCGACCGTCCCACACCATTCCGATCTCGGCCAGAGTCGTGGTGCGAGCGCGGTCGACGAGCCTGTTCAGGTAGGCGATCAGGCCGGGGGTATCCGCCAGCGTGCGCTGGCTGCGACACTGATATTCGAGTTGTACGAGTTCCTTGTAGCCCTGCACCACGCTTTCGACGCGTTTTCCCCCGATGACGTTCTGCGCGAGCGTAAACAGCGCGATAAAATTGCGGGCGCGATTGCCGAGGGCTTCGCGCAACTTGCCGTCGGTCAGAAGCGAGTCAAGGACACGATCCAGCCGGATCTGCGGCATGGCGCCGACTATATCGGGCTCGGTGCGGTCGATGTGCGGGGCCGCCGCTATCAGTGAATACCGCGTCATCTGAGGCGGTTCGTACGTATCCGACACGAACTCGTCGAACAGCACCGGGACCTCGAGAAACATGCGGTCACGGAACCGCTCGTACAGCCCGCGCGTGCCCAAAGTGACGGCCTCGGTACCGGCGGCCGAGTTGTCGGCAAGCTGGTAAATCTTCTGGATGTTGAACAGGCTTCGGGGATCGGGAGCGAGTTTGCTCAGATAGTCCCGTGCGCCCGCCAAGGCGCCGCGCGGATTTACGCTGCCGATCAGCACGATATCCGGCGGTCGCTCACGAAATGCAAGGCGAAGCGTGGAGTCGACTGCGATATCGCGGTTGGCCGGCACGTGAATATCGGTCCGATAGATCTGCTTTGGGGCGAGCGAGCGTTCCGTCACATACAGGCCGCCGCCTGCGACAAAGCGGATCAAATCGATGCGGCAGCCATACGTGTCATTGAGGTAGTACAGGGTCGGCCAGTCGATCTGGCCGGGGCTGTCGTACAGGTAAGCGACACGGAGATCCGTGACGGCGTACCGCGCCGGGTCTTCGGCGTTCGCCGGGGAAGCGGCGATCAGCGCCACCAGACACACGAGCCGGCGTGCGATCGCTCGATAACGAAGAGTAAGCGTTTCAGTCCAGTCCATTCGTTAATGACCGCCATAGTGGTGTTGTTCGCTGAGAGTCAACATTGAGTGTGCGGTCGTCCAGCGCAACAAAAAAGGCCGCCCGGGGGCGGCCTTTGTGAATTCGTGCGGATCAGATGACCTGATTTTCGCGCAGCTTCCTGAACAGCTTATCGGCGACATCGTCGGGCGAGTCGCCGGTGATCATTTCGCCGCTCGGCCGTGGCGGAGGTGTAGCCACCTTGACCGTTTTCGTGCCGGACCCGGCGCCGACCGTGGCGCTGTCGATCCCGAGGTCGGCTGCGGTCCACTTCACGATTTCCTTCTTTTTGGCGGCCATTTTGCCCTTCAGCGACGGCAGGCGCGGTTCGTTGATCTCCTTGACGACTGAGACAACCGCGGGCAGCGGCAGTTCGATCAGGTCGACACCGTCTTCCGTGGAGCGCTGGACGACGGCTTTGCCGTTTTCGATGCTTTCGAATTTTTTGACGAACATCGCCTGCGGCAGGTCGAGGATCGCGGCGACCGCGCCGGGAACCTGGGCGGCATCGGAGTCGATGGCCTGTTTGCCGGCAAGAACAAGATCAAATTCGCCGAGTTTCTTGAGACCGGCGGCGATGATTCGTCCAATCGCCTGTTGATCGGAACCTGCAAAGGCATCGTCGGTCAGAAGGTACGCTTCGTCCACGCCGAGGGCGAGGCAGTCGCGGAGGGCCGATTCGGCTCGCTGGGTCCCGACGCACATGACGGCACAGGTGCCGCCGCTTTTTTCTTTAATGCGCAGGCTTTCTTCAACTGCGTATTCGTCGAATGGATTGACCACTCCCGGTCCCTGCGGCAGAACCACCTGATTAGCGGCCTCGTCGACTTTGATAAGAGCGATCTCCGGCACCTGCTTTATCAGCACAACCGTCTTCATGGCGAACCCTTCCGTTACGATAGACTATACAACTGAAGTCGAATATGGCGAACGAGCCGGGGCTTGTCAAGTCGAGGCGGTCGGGCGGGTTGACCGTGAAAAAAACCCGCCTGTGCGGGCGGGTTTTCTTCTTGTCGAGTCGTACGTTCGGCGCTTAGCGCTTGCGCGTTGCTTTCTTGCGCGGGCGCCGGGCCTTCTTGGCTGCCTTTTTCGTCGCTTTCTTCTTCGCGACTTTTTTGGTAGCCTTCTTCGCCGTTTTTTTCTTCGCGGCTTTCTTAGTCGTTTTCTTCTTCGCGGCCTTTTTCGGGCGCGCCTTCCGGGCCATCTTCTTCGCGACCTTCTTCACTTTCTTCGCGGCTTTCCTGACGGCCTTCTTCAATCCCAGCGAGCGAGCCTTGGCCTGCACCGACGCCACCGTACGCTTGAGCTGCTTGGCCAGCTCTTTCGTCGGCGTCGTGCGATACATCTTGCGAAGCAGCGCAACGTCTTCCTTGCTCCAGTCGCTGACTTTGCGTCTGGACGCGCCTTTCCTCTTCGCG
Proteins encoded:
- a CDS encoding histidine biosynthesis protein HisIE; this encodes MRKATKKKATKKATAKRKGASRRKVSDWSKEDVALLRKMYRTTPTKELAKQLKRTVASVQAKARSLGLKKAVRKAAKKVKKVAKKMARKARPKKAAKKKTTKKAAKKKTAKKATKKVAKKKATKKAAKKARRPRKKATRKR
- a CDS encoding electron transfer flavoprotein subunit beta/FixA family protein encodes the protein MKTVVLIKQVPEIALIKVDEAANQVVLPQGPGVVNPFDEYAVEESLRIKEKSGGTCAVMCVGTQRAESALRDCLALGVDEAYLLTDDAFAGSDQQAIGRIIAAGLKKLGEFDLVLAGKQAIDSDAAQVPGAVAAILDLPQAMFVKKFESIENGKAVVQRSTEDGVDLIELPLPAVVSVVKEINEPRLPSLKGKMAAKKKEIVKWTAADLGIDSATVGAGSGTKTVKVATPPPRPSGEMITGDSPDDVADKLFRKLRENQVI
- a CDS encoding ABC transporter ATP-binding protein — its product is MAPHDMSDHSPSRFSTIVGYLREYKSSLVWGGVFIVLANALSLVNPYIINSVFTILEGEGVHSDGLARYLNWFGAQSAMSMVMHLVGLMIVLVLVAGVFRYLVRRTIIWTSRHIEYRLRGRLARHLMSLSQSYYHRTRTGDIMARATNDLEAVRMMVGPGVMHIANTVVGLVIALGFMLSLSPKLTVYALAPMLVFPYLVNKLGNLIHRKYTKIQAKFSDMNVAAQENLAGVRVVKAYGQEEAEIERFAGISREYVDLNLGMAKLQGLFFPLIHFLAGGINLIILYYGGRLVMADAVPLGTVVAFFAYSQMMFWPLFAMGWVVSLYQRGTASLDRINRVLFTEPDVKNSRPTGLYGGPLRGKIEFRNLTFGYDTQPVLTDINLTINPGQTVGVMGMTGSGKTTLVSLIARLYPVPHGRLFIDDIDINEWDLSALRRQIGFATQEPFLFSDTMADNIRFGNDRASAELVREAAVAADLAKDIDTFPNHFDTIVGERGITLSGGQKQRTAIARALAVDPGILVLDDATSSVDTETEHQIHQRVHRAESDRTTIIISHRVSSVKDADMIIYLDDGRIAEQGTHEELLALDGHYATLYRSQLLEQEIEAL